The following proteins are co-located in the Plasmodium vinckei vinckei genome assembly, chromosome: PVVCY_11 genome:
- a CDS encoding DnaJ protein, putative: MVNPTNRDPYSILDVEKNSTLETVKKKFKKLAIIYHPDKLQYHLNKEKNNNQNNQTNKETKHEIRTDIDFLTLVWAYEQILTDIQSKKKSEIYQNASIIKKNDLEYVQDEDTYLFFCRCGDFFIFNQNLYDEYYVIYQCQSCSSSVYLTP, translated from the coding sequence atggtgaaCCCCACAAACAGAGATCCCTATTCCATTTTGGAcgtagaaaaaaattccaCTCTTGAAacagtaaaaaaaaaatttaaaaagctAGCCATAATATATCACCCCGATAAATTACAATaccatttaaataaagaaaaaaacaataatcaaaataatcaaacaaataaagaaacaaaACATGAAATAAGAACAGATATagattttttaactttGGTTTGGGCTTATGAACAAATATTAACTGATATTCAATCCAAAAAAAAGTCggaaatatatcaaaatgcatcaatcattaaaaaaaatgatttagaATATGTACAAGATGAagatacatatttatttttttgtcgTTGTGgtgatttttttatatttaatcaaAACTTATATGATGAATACTATGTCATATATCAATGTCAAAGCTGTTCATCCTCAGTTTATTTAACTCCATAA
- a CDS encoding zinc binding protein, putative: MDNPKAMEDAQNALGMMIYQILNNQVKKTCFEKCFGQKFSEEMGKNEQICLAKCMDRMYETHTIVTKASNEISKNLNVDSGY, encoded by the exons ATGGATAATCCTAAAGCCATGGAAGATGCCCAAAATGCCCTGGGAATGATGATATACCAAATATTGAACAAT caagtaaaaaaaacatgttttgaaaaatgttttGGACAAAAATTTTCAGAAGAAATgggaaaaaatgaacagATATGCTTAGCCAAATGCATGGATAGAAT gTATGAAACACATACAATTGTGACGAAGGCGTCAAACGAAATTTCTAAGAATCTAAATGTTGATAGTGGATACTAA
- a CDS encoding 50S ribosomal protein L28, apicoplast, putative encodes MQIKNKIYNLSINAYIFYILFNLNYLFCFGHSVVINKNEANRINSQNFFFVKSLIKKDLFKNRSFQKHVNASKFSLNTQKRHKEALAIKKYSMTGTSSAKRHHGIKGKKRISKVTLMPYKDIKLPARRCPILGKMDNRNARKISKSGIKTHRIQRVNFVKRRIYFEEEDRFVKLRVSARGLKTIKKYGLAYCAKKFNLDLNKKKYDAGHSPRKKKKKINDADTFSPPNNMIKEPQTSNPEDENAIIEKLKLNTQNK; translated from the exons atgcaaattaaaaataaaatatataacttaTCAATAAatgcttatatattttatatactattcaatttaaattatcttTTCTGTTTTGGACATTCAGTAgtt attaataaaaatgaagcaAACAGAATAAACtctcaaaattttttttttg TAAAATCcctaattaaaaaagatcTATTTAAAAATCGAAGTTTCCAAAAACATGTAAATGCTTCAAAGTTTTCCTTAAACACCCAAAAAAGACACAAAGAAGCATTAgct ataaaaaaatacagtATGACTGGAACTTCATCAGCAAAAAGGCATCATGgaataaaaggaaaaaagaGAATAAGCAAAGTAACCCTAATGCCATATAAAGATATTAAGCTACCAGCAAGAAG GTGCCCCATATTAGGAAAAATGGACAATAGAAATGCTCGAAAAATATCCAAATCCGGAATAAAAACTCATAGAATACAACGAGtaaattttgtaaagagacgaatttattttgaagAAGAAGATCGTTTTGTTAAATTAAGAGTTAGTGCACGAGGATTAAaaactattaaaaaatatggattaGCATATTGTgccaaaaaatttaatttagacttaaataaaaagaaatatgaTGCTGGACATTCTccacgaaaaaaaaaaaaaaaaattaatgacgCCGATACTTTTTCACCAccaaataatatgataaagGAACCCCAAACTTCAAACCCTGAAGATGAAAATGCtataatagaaaaattaaaattgaatactcaaaataaataa